Within the Maribacter sp. BPC-D8 genome, the region AAGACTGCCAGCGTTATGAGCTATTATGCGGTATTTACAAATGATTTCGTTGAGCGCTTTTGCGAGAATAAAGAACGACCTGAATTAAAATGTGATGGTAAATGTGCTTTAGTACAAATGTTATCTCAGAAAGCTGATGATGAAAAAACTCCAATTAATTTAGACTTGCTTAAAAACGAAACAATATTGTTTATTGGATCGTTGACAGCATACGAGTTTGTACAACAATCTAGAAAAGTGTTGCATAATGTACTGTACCGTGTGCTATATGATTTTCATTTCTTTGAGCGTATCAAACATCCTCCCAAAATTTAAAAAATTTTACTTCAATTTAATGTATCTAGCTCCTTGTTGATAGGGCGCTGGATAGTATTTCTATTAATTAAAATTTTTAAAATGAACCTAAAATATCTTTGGGTACTATCGGTATTATTATCGACACCCTTACTATACGCACAAAATTTATCAGGAAAAATCATCTCTGAAATTGACCAGCAGCCACTTAATGGCGCTCATATTTTAGCTAATAACGGATCAGCAACATATACCAATTTTGATGGTGATTTTGTTTTAAAAAATGTTGAAGAGAATGTAATCTTGACCATATCTTATGTTGGCTATAAGACTATAGAACATCAGGTACTTAACATTAATAACTCAATAGTAATCACCTTACAAGAAGCGCCTATTGCCATCAATGGAGTTTTAGTGACAGGAAATATGAAAATTGATCCTGTACTTACCTTAGAAACCAATGATTATGTCAAGAGAATAGTTCAGCCCAGAAATGTAGCCGATCTATTTAATGATGTCAATGGTTTTTCGTTGATTAAAAGAGGTAATTATGCAATTGACCCTAGTTTTAGAGCAACACAATATGAGCAGTTAAATGTACAGTTTGATGGAGGTACAAAAGCCATGAATGCTTGCCCTAATCGTATGGATCCAATTACTACTCATGTGATACCAGAAGAAATTGAAAAAATTGAAATTATAAAAGGACCATACTCCGTTAGATATGGTGCTACTTTTGGAGGTATCGTAAATATGGTTACTCAAAAACCAACTGTTGATGATTATGGGCTACATGGTAGTGTAAGTGGTGGTTATGAAAGCAACGGTAATTCTATGGTCTCCATGGCAAGGTTGCAACAGGCAACTGAGAAATATGACGTAGCAGGTAATATAGGTTTTCGAGATTTTGGTAATTACGAAGATGGTGATGGTACAGAAATTCCGTCTTCTTTTAGAAGCTTAGATTACGGAGTTAAAGCAGGTGTCAATTTTACTGAAAATCAAAGACTACAAGCACATTGGCGACAGTCTTTTGGGCGAGATGTTTTACACGCCGGTTTACCTATGGATACCGAAGAGGACAACAGTAGTATTCTCTCTTTAGATTATAAATTAGGTAGTCTACCAGGTCTTGTTGAAAGCATAGATTCTAAAATTTATTATAGTTATGTTGATCATTTAATGACTAATTACAATAGACCAACTTTTATGATGACGTCTGCGGTTTCTGCTATTGATGCTACTACGGCAGGTGGTAAAGTAGAATTAAAATTAAAACCAACAGAAAATCTTACGCTATTTACGGGTGTTGATGTTTTGCATATTGCACGAGATGGTAATAGAACACGTTTAGTAAAAAGAAATGCCATGGGAATTTTAGATACACCCTTAACATTTGAAGATAAGGTATGGCAAGATTCATATATAAATGATATTGGTTTATTTGCAGAAGGTAAATATCCCTTAACAGAAAAAACCATGTTAACTGCAGGTGTACGTTATGATAATGTTACTTCTGAAGCTAAAGATCCAGAAGCGGATTTTGCTGCTTTATACACTGATTTAGATAAAAGAACTGAGCATAATTTTAGTGGTACAGCTTCAATTAAATATGTGTATTCTCCTCAATTTATTATGGAAGTGGCGTATGGTCGTGGTGTTAGATCAGCAAATATGATAGAACGTTTTATCAATCATTTTAGCGTAGGTCAAGACGCGTATGAATATGTTGGTAATCCTAATTTAGAGGCTGAAGTAAATAATCAATTTGAGGTAGGTTTTAAAGGGAAGATGCCTATTTCAGAAAATACTTCAGATATGTTCAGTTATAGTACTTCTTTCTATTACTCGTTATACGAAAATTATATAGTGGCAGTAATAGATGAAACGCAGACAAGAAAATTCATGCCAATGAACGAACCATCTAACGCAAAGGTTTTTAGAAATTTAGATGATGCGTACAAAACTGGTTTTGAAATTATGGGAGGTGTGGACTTTTGTAATTATTTCAATTTTACAACCGAACTTGCTTATGTATATGCTAAGAATAATGACTTAAATGAGTCATTACCTTTGGTACCACCTTTAGTTACAAGGTTTAAACTGGGCTATGAAAAAGAAAAGTTTTGGGTGAATGCAGAATATAGGCTGACTGCCGAGCAAGATAATATTGCAACTTCTTTTGGTGAACAGGTTACACCAGGTTATGAAATAATGGACTTACGTTTAGGTGTAATACCAATGAAAAACCTAACCTTAGGTGTTGCGGCATTAAATGTTTTTGATAAAACATATAGTAATCACCTCAATTTCGCATTTAATAATCAGGCAGATTTTGGAACAGAACCCATTAATGACCCAGGAAGAAACCTATCGGTTTTTGTTCAATATGAATTTTAATAAATGAAATATAAAAAAGGGACCAAATTAGGTCCCTTTTTATGCTTTAGTACCGGTAAAACGAATAACCGAAGCATCACCAATATGGTAAAGTCCTTCGTTCAGTACTATTTTCTTTTCTTCTAAAATTTCAAAATTTATTCCCTCAAACTCATCTTCAACTTCATCAATAGCATAAAGCATGTCTATATTTTTAGGTCCACCAGAAGATTTTCCTAGTTGATTTTTAGAGAACGCCTCGAAAATGATATGTCCGTTTGGTTTTAATGATTTTAAAAGATGTTGGTTTGCTTTCTTTCTAATAGCTACTGGAAAATGCGCATAACAGAATGCGATGACATCAAACTTTTTAGAACTTTTAAATTTAAGAGCGTCAATTATTTGATATTCAATATTAAAGCCAGTTTTTAATGCAAGCTCTTGAGCTTTAGTTTTAGCAGATTCGCTAAAGTCAAAAGCCAATACTTCCCAACCTTTAGATAGTGCATAGACCGCGTTTCTACCTTCGCCTTCAGCTGGCAGTAAAATAGAACCTACTTTTAGTTTATCTAGTTGTTGTTTAAAGAATTCATTTGGTGAGTTTCCGTAAGCATAACTTTCCTCATCATAACGCTCGTTCCAAAAATCTTTCATGAGGTAATTATTTATGGCATAAAAGTATACCCATCCATTTGATAATTGGCAAGTACCATCATTGCAGAAAGCCCTAATTCTGTATTCGGGTTTAAATCTGCACCAGTAATATCTCTAGCGGCAGTAGCTTGTGCGCAAACATAAAATTCTACTCCGTAATCCTTTAGTAATTTTATTACGGCTTTATTGGGGTTTTCCTTTTCGTATTTAGCCTTGTATTTGGCATCATTTAAAGCAGTGAAAGTAGCACCACCATGTACGGCAGCGATAATATTTACTTTATCGGCAGAAACACCACCAGCACCTAGCATGTTTATCATTCTAGCGATTTTGAAATAACCTACATTAATACCATCTAACTCACGATCATCTTTAAGGTCAAATACAAGATTATATTCTTTGGTAGGGTCTGCCTGAACGGCAACATCCTTAAACTCTTTTATTTTTCCGTAACCATCAATAACAGGTGTAGTCCATTCTTGGGCAGTTGTAATTTGTGTTGCCATAAGTACTATTGCAATTAGAAGTGCTTTTTTCATGTGTTCGTCAATTTTAAAAAGAATATAATTTGGTTAAAATAATATGTTGATTACTACTAATGTCCGTTATTTTTGATTGGAATAAAAGTAAGTTAAAGTATTTAACGTTACTGTAACTAGGGTTACTGTAATAATCATGCGTTTATTATAGATTCGTTATTTAAATTAGCATAAGATTACAGTTCTATGAAAGATTTACGAGCATTTGCGAAACTATTTTTAAAGCTATTTGCAATCATCTTCGTTTTGGTAGGTCTTGCCTTTATATGGCTAGTAACGTATGAGCCTAGCGTTGAAAAAGATGCGATTATTAAAACTGAAGAAACTGTAGCTAACGAGATTTGGCAACCTAAAGATGCAATGGCAGAGTTGGCTATTATGCCTGCGACAGTTAAAGAGGGGTACTACCTAATTGCAGAATCTTCAAAATATATGGGTCCGAATGCAGAGAACGCTGCAGATAGGTATAGTGGTAATAATTTAGCTTGTACGAATTGCCATTTACAAAAGGGGGCACAGGCGGGCTCTGGTTCTTGGGTCGGTATTATAGAACGATTTCCTCAGTTTGGTGGTCGAGGTAACAAACAAGGTACCATTGAAGATCGCATAAATGGATGTATGGAGCGTAGTATGAACGGCAAAATGCTTCCGGTAGATTCTGACCAGATGAAGGCGATTGTAGCCTATATGAATTGGTTGAGCGAAGATGTACCAGAAAATAGAAAGGCTGAGTTTAAAGGATATCCAAAAATTAAGATACCTGCTGTTGCAGTAGATTTAGAAAGAGGGAGTCAGGTATATCAAAAAGAGTGTATCATTTGCCATGGTGAAAATGGGGCGGGTGTACTAAATGCGATCGATGGTAAAAGCTACACATATCCGCCACTATGGGGTCCAGATAGTTTTAACGATGGTGCAGGTATGAATAGGGTAATTACATCGGCGGAATTTATTAAAAGTAACATGCCGTATTTACAAGCAACTTGGGACAACCCTAAATTGAGTGATGAAGAAGCATATCATGTAGCAGGATATATCAATAGTTTTTCTAGACCACATAAGTTAAATACCGAAAACGATTATCCTGACAAGAAACTAAAACCGGTTTCAACACCCTACGGTCCGTGGGTAGACGATTTTTCTCCAGAACAGCACAAATACGGACCATTTTTACCGATAATGGACTTCTAC harbors:
- a CDS encoding TonB-dependent receptor domain-containing protein, which codes for MNLKYLWVLSVLLSTPLLYAQNLSGKIISEIDQQPLNGAHILANNGSATYTNFDGDFVLKNVEENVILTISYVGYKTIEHQVLNINNSIVITLQEAPIAINGVLVTGNMKIDPVLTLETNDYVKRIVQPRNVADLFNDVNGFSLIKRGNYAIDPSFRATQYEQLNVQFDGGTKAMNACPNRMDPITTHVIPEEIEKIEIIKGPYSVRYGATFGGIVNMVTQKPTVDDYGLHGSVSGGYESNGNSMVSMARLQQATEKYDVAGNIGFRDFGNYEDGDGTEIPSSFRSLDYGVKAGVNFTENQRLQAHWRQSFGRDVLHAGLPMDTEEDNSSILSLDYKLGSLPGLVESIDSKIYYSYVDHLMTNYNRPTFMMTSAVSAIDATTAGGKVELKLKPTENLTLFTGVDVLHIARDGNRTRLVKRNAMGILDTPLTFEDKVWQDSYINDIGLFAEGKYPLTEKTMLTAGVRYDNVTSEAKDPEADFAALYTDLDKRTEHNFSGTASIKYVYSPQFIMEVAYGRGVRSANMIERFINHFSVGQDAYEYVGNPNLEAEVNNQFEVGFKGKMPISENTSDMFSYSTSFYYSLYENYIVAVIDETQTRKFMPMNEPSNAKVFRNLDDAYKTGFEIMGGVDFCNYFNFTTELAYVYAKNNDLNESLPLVPPLVTRFKLGYEKEKFWVNAEYRLTAEQDNIATSFGEQVTPGYEIMDLRLGVIPMKNLTLGVAALNVFDKTYSNHLNFAFNNQADFGTEPINDPGRNLSVFVQYEF
- a CDS encoding class I SAM-dependent methyltransferase, encoding MKDFWNERYDEESYAYGNSPNEFFKQQLDKLKVGSILLPAEGEGRNAVYALSKGWEVLAFDFSESAKTKAQELALKTGFNIEYQIIDALKFKSSKKFDVIAFCYAHFPVAIRKKANQHLLKSLKPNGHIIFEAFSKNQLGKSSGGPKNIDMLYAIDEVEDEFEGINFEILEEKKIVLNEGLYHIGDASVIRFTGTKA
- a CDS encoding DsrE family protein, translating into MKKALLIAIVLMATQITTAQEWTTPVIDGYGKIKEFKDVAVQADPTKEYNLVFDLKDDRELDGINVGYFKIARMINMLGAGGVSADKVNIIAAVHGGATFTALNDAKYKAKYEKENPNKAVIKLLKDYGVEFYVCAQATAARDITGADLNPNTELGLSAMMVLANYQMDGYTFMP
- a CDS encoding c-type cytochrome; the protein is MKDLRAFAKLFLKLFAIIFVLVGLAFIWLVTYEPSVEKDAIIKTEETVANEIWQPKDAMAELAIMPATVKEGYYLIAESSKYMGPNAENAADRYSGNNLACTNCHLQKGAQAGSGSWVGIIERFPQFGGRGNKQGTIEDRINGCMERSMNGKMLPVDSDQMKAIVAYMNWLSEDVPENRKAEFKGYPKIKIPAVAVDLERGSQVYQKECIICHGENGAGVLNAIDGKSYTYPPLWGPDSFNDGAGMNRVITSAEFIKSNMPYLQATWDNPKLSDEEAYHVAGYINSFSRPHKLNTENDYPDKKLKPVSTPYGPWVDDFSPEQHKYGPFLPIMDFYKKEYGITKTK